A window of the Isosphaera pallida ATCC 43644 genome harbors these coding sequences:
- a CDS encoding AAA family ATPase, translating into MAEATQGGSSRAASPETTRFIQAIRDRVGTVVVGQEVVVERILIALFTGGHLLLQGVPGLAKTLLVSTLSKTIDLGFNRIQFTVDLLPSDILGAEILDPRTNEFRVHRGPVFTNLLLADEINRAAPKVQSALLEAMQERKVTIGGVNFKLPTPFLVIATQNPIEQSGTFELPEAQLDRFMLCHRLTYPHTDDEKEMLKRHLRLGVRREDNGAVARTEFDVLDHEPVGGTEDLIQAMEAVHEVHVSDAFVDHVMEVVDRTRRHPSLELGASPRAGIALLKASRARALIQGRRYVIPEDLFALAEDVLLHRIRLTYEALADGLTGGGVLRDLLGRLGAPLNGVRVNSSVSLARS; encoded by the coding sequence ATGGCCGAGGCAACCCAGGGTGGTTCGAGCCGCGCGGCGTCTCCCGAGACGACCCGGTTCATTCAAGCGATCCGCGACCGGGTAGGGACGGTGGTGGTTGGTCAGGAGGTGGTCGTCGAGCGCATCTTAATCGCTCTGTTCACGGGGGGTCACCTGCTGTTGCAGGGGGTGCCCGGCCTGGCTAAGACCCTGCTGGTCTCGACCCTCTCCAAAACGATCGACCTGGGATTCAACCGCATCCAATTCACTGTGGACCTGCTGCCTTCGGACATTCTGGGGGCGGAGATTCTCGACCCCCGGACCAACGAGTTCCGGGTTCACCGGGGGCCGGTCTTCACCAACCTACTGCTGGCCGACGAGATCAACCGCGCTGCTCCCAAGGTGCAATCAGCGCTTCTGGAGGCGATGCAGGAGCGTAAGGTGACCATCGGCGGGGTCAACTTCAAACTGCCCACCCCGTTCCTGGTCATCGCTACCCAAAACCCGATCGAGCAATCCGGCACCTTCGAGCTTCCCGAAGCGCAGCTCGACCGCTTCATGCTCTGCCATCGGCTGACCTATCCTCACACCGACGACGAAAAAGAGATGCTCAAGCGTCACCTTCGCTTGGGGGTGCGCCGCGAGGACAACGGGGCCGTGGCCCGCACCGAGTTCGACGTGTTGGACCATGAGCCGGTGGGCGGCACCGAGGATCTCATCCAGGCGATGGAGGCGGTCCACGAGGTCCACGTCTCCGACGCCTTTGTGGATCACGTCATGGAGGTGGTGGACCGGACCCGCCGCCACCCCAGCCTGGAACTAGGGGCCTCCCCCCGCGCCGGCATCGCGTTGCTCAAGGCGTCCCGCGCACGGGCGCTGATCCAGGGACGACGCTACGTCATCCCCGAAGACCTGTTCGCGCTGGCCGAAGACGTGCTGTTGCACCGCATCCGCTTGACCTACGAAGCCTTGGCCGACGGTCTGACTGGCGGCGGCGTCCTACGCGACCTGTTGGGACGCCTAGGCGCGCCGCTCAACGGCGTGCGTGTCAATTCCTCCGTTTCGCTCGCGCGCTCCTGA
- a CDS encoding DUF58 domain-containing protein has protein sequence MALEGRIDEQQVLDSRRFQVAIKRLADSLGYGSDRSLFLGSGIEYAQSRPYQFGDPVKSIDWKVTARTRKPYVKEYETPKRLCVHLVLDTSASMAVSSIPRSKYETAVFVAGGLALACLERMSPVGLLGAGGRPIRVQPSLSKDQVLRWLHLLRTYRFDEPTTLADRLTELGTSLTERVLIIVLSDLHEPEALVRLKRLGQRHDCVALRFQDPAEESQHLSGAGFLRAREAETGREFVTRGRDAFLEPKEADRQLKRAGIDHLTIRTDLPYAARLRQFLRARDLLGRGART, from the coding sequence TTGGCTTTGGAAGGACGCATTGACGAACAACAGGTTCTGGATTCGCGGCGGTTTCAGGTGGCGATTAAGCGGCTGGCCGACAGCCTGGGCTATGGCAGCGATCGCTCGCTGTTTCTCGGTTCGGGGATCGAATACGCTCAGTCCCGTCCCTACCAGTTCGGCGACCCGGTCAAGTCGATCGACTGGAAGGTGACCGCGCGGACCCGCAAACCTTACGTCAAGGAATACGAAACGCCCAAACGCCTGTGCGTTCATCTCGTGCTGGACACCTCGGCCTCAATGGCGGTCTCGTCGATCCCCCGCAGCAAATACGAAACTGCCGTGTTTGTGGCCGGCGGCCTGGCACTGGCCTGTCTGGAACGGATGAGTCCGGTGGGACTGCTCGGAGCCGGCGGTCGGCCGATCCGGGTCCAACCCAGTCTCTCCAAGGACCAGGTGTTGCGCTGGCTTCACCTCCTACGCACCTATCGGTTCGACGAACCAACCACCCTAGCCGACCGCTTGACCGAACTGGGAACCAGCTTGACCGAACGGGTCTTGATCATCGTCCTTTCCGACCTTCACGAACCCGAGGCGCTCGTCCGCCTCAAACGATTAGGCCAGCGTCACGACTGCGTAGCGCTGCGGTTTCAGGACCCAGCCGAAGAGTCGCAGCACCTAAGCGGAGCCGGGTTCCTCCGGGCTCGCGAGGCCGAAACCGGACGCGAGTTCGTCACCCGGGGCCGCGACGCCTTTCTGGAACCCAAAGAGGCCGATCGTCAGCTCAAACGCGCGGGGATCGATCACTTGACCATCCGGACCGACCTTCCCTACGCCGCTCGTCTGCGGCAATTCCTCCGCGCCCGCGACCTGCTGGGTCGAGGAGCACGGACATGA
- a CDS encoding vWA domain-containing protein produces the protein MNETDAVQTTELVLRLIPALSFRFPWMLTALAIPAALAVWVWRRRGGAVALPFDHGRLRAGSPARFFVNLAETLPALILAVVILMLAGPVRFSEPRTKRVMTNIELCVDVSGSMMSPFGDGTRYDMSMKAIDKFLDSRRGDAFGLTFFGNNYLHWVPLTSDVSAIKCAPPFMKPEVAPLWMSGTEIGKALLGCRRTLVERQEGDRAIILISDGASFDLGGGNDEEVARLLKRDGIVVYAIHIDETEIPDPIVTICSITGGDAFAPDDPSALEAIFKRIDQMTPTRLEKTRPETLDDFIPYGLLGLGLLSVASLALFGARYTPW, from the coding sequence ATGAATGAAACCGACGCGGTTCAGACAACCGAGTTGGTCCTGCGGCTGATTCCGGCGTTGAGCTTCCGCTTCCCTTGGATGTTGACTGCCCTGGCGATCCCTGCGGCGCTGGCGGTCTGGGTCTGGCGGCGTCGGGGCGGAGCGGTCGCTTTGCCGTTCGACCACGGACGCCTTCGCGCCGGATCCCCCGCGCGGTTCTTCGTCAACCTTGCCGAAACCCTGCCGGCCCTCATCCTGGCGGTGGTCATTCTCATGTTGGCCGGGCCGGTTCGGTTCTCCGAACCCCGGACCAAACGGGTGATGACGAACATCGAGCTGTGCGTGGACGTGTCTGGCAGCATGATGTCACCGTTCGGCGACGGTACCCGCTACGACATGTCGATGAAGGCAATCGACAAGTTTCTGGATAGCCGCCGGGGCGACGCCTTCGGGTTGACCTTCTTCGGCAACAATTACTTGCACTGGGTCCCGTTGACCTCGGACGTGTCGGCGATCAAGTGCGCTCCGCCGTTTATGAAGCCGGAGGTGGCCCCGCTCTGGATGTCCGGGACCGAGATTGGCAAGGCACTGCTGGGTTGTCGGCGCACCCTGGTCGAACGTCAGGAGGGGGACCGGGCGATCATTCTGATCTCCGACGGCGCGAGTTTCGACCTAGGCGGCGGCAACGACGAGGAGGTGGCCCGGCTACTCAAGCGGGACGGCATCGTGGTCTACGCCATTCACATCGATGAAACCGAGATCCCCGACCCGATCGTGACCATCTGTTCGATCACCGGAGGGGACGCCTTTGCGCCCGACGATCCGTCCGCGCTGGAGGCAATCTTCAAACGAATCGACCAGATGACCCCGACCCGCCTAGAAAAGACCCGTCCCGAAACCCTGGACGACTTCATCCCCTATGGCCTTCTGGGCCTGGGGTTGTTGTCAGTGGCGTCGTTGGCCCTGTTCGGAGCGAGGTACACGCCGTGGTGA
- a CDS encoding vWA domain-containing protein, with translation MSDGLDPSWWNLSLSLGTEAIPPLLPELIAAALAILGAMAEALHARRVARVAHLAFGPRRRPAAWAVAAPVFRVLSLAALAWGFTTLILEPPTVHGQIELPDRQKRHILLLLDVSPSMRLKDAGPEGNQTRRRRAAELMESFFERVPISQALVSIVAFYNGAKPVVVDSRDLEVIRNILNDLPLEQAFPTGRTTLFTALEEAAAIAKPWNPKSALVVIVTDGDTVPAQGMPVLPASVRDVVIVGVGDPRVGSFIGGRQSRQDVSTLRSLAARLNGTYHDGNAKQIPTALLAEVIGVEESGIFERLTRRDYALIALGAGGLTLAGLPWLLHRFGTRWRPGVPSPERRPRPLVPDDA, from the coding sequence GTGAGCGACGGTCTAGACCCTTCCTGGTGGAACCTGAGCCTCTCCCTGGGAACCGAGGCGATTCCCCCCCTTCTGCCGGAATTGATCGCCGCGGCGCTGGCCATTCTAGGGGCGATGGCTGAGGCTCTGCACGCCCGGCGGGTCGCGCGGGTGGCCCACCTTGCTTTCGGACCTCGGCGACGTCCCGCCGCCTGGGCGGTCGCCGCACCCGTGTTTCGAGTCCTCTCGCTGGCGGCGTTGGCTTGGGGGTTCACTACGTTGATCCTCGAACCACCCACGGTTCACGGCCAGATCGAGTTACCCGACCGTCAAAAGCGGCACATTCTGCTGCTGCTGGACGTGTCGCCCAGTATGAGGCTCAAGGACGCCGGACCCGAGGGCAACCAAACCCGCCGCCGTCGCGCTGCCGAACTCATGGAGTCGTTCTTCGAGCGGGTGCCAATCTCCCAGGCGTTGGTGTCGATCGTGGCGTTTTACAACGGAGCCAAGCCGGTGGTCGTCGATTCCCGCGACCTGGAGGTGATCCGCAACATTCTCAACGACCTGCCGTTAGAACAGGCTTTTCCCACCGGACGCACCACGTTGTTCACCGCGCTTGAGGAGGCCGCAGCAATTGCCAAGCCGTGGAACCCCAAGAGCGCGCTTGTGGTGATCGTCACCGACGGCGACACCGTGCCGGCCCAAGGGATGCCGGTGTTGCCCGCCTCGGTGCGCGACGTGGTGATCGTCGGAGTGGGCGACCCCCGTGTCGGTTCGTTCATCGGCGGTCGTCAGTCGCGTCAGGATGTCTCGACGTTGCGTTCGCTGGCCGCGCGTCTCAACGGCACTTACCATGACGGCAACGCCAAGCAGATTCCAACCGCCTTGCTCGCCGAGGTGATCGGCGTGGAAGAGTCCGGCATCTTCGAGCGTCTAACCCGCCGCGACTACGCCCTGATCGCCTTGGGCGCGGGTGGCTTAACCCTGGCGGGTCTTCCCTGGTTGTTGCACCGCTTCGGCACCCGCTGGCGTCCCGGCGTGCCGTCGCCCGAACGGCGTCCCCGCCCTCTCGTTCCCGACGACGCTTGA